The following proteins are co-located in the Dyadobacter chenwenxiniae genome:
- the pruA gene encoding L-glutamate gamma-semialdehyde dehydrogenase, with the protein MSQGIFNVPAVRNEPVKNYAPGSPERDLLKKALEEARSKTIEIPQYIGSQEIYSQNKRPISPPHDHQHLLGYFHEGSADDVQTAVDAALEARKSWAILHWEQRAAIFLKAADLIAGPYRAEINAATMLGQSKNAYQAEIDSACEIIDFLRLNVNFMRDIYSQQPISSDGVWNRMEYRPLEGFVFAITPFNFTAIAGNLPAAPALMGNVVLWKPAFTQVYSANVIMKVFKEAGLPDGVINMILADGPVAGNVVFKHPDFAGIHFTGSTKVFQTIWKTIGENIGAYKTFPRIVGETGGKDFVLAHKSADPKALATGLIRGAFEYQGQKCSAASRAYIPSNLWEEVNNLLLKDLEEIKMGGVEDFSNFVNAVIDERAFDKITGYISKAKEDNDTEIIAGGAFDKSKGYFIQPTIIRAHTTDYVTLCEEIFGPVLTVYIYDENEFEKIIPIIDSTSPYALTGAIFATDRYAIQYATEHLVNAAGNFYINDKPTGAVVGQQPFGGARASGTNDKAGSVLNLLRWVSPRVIKETLVSPIDYKYAFLGGE; encoded by the coding sequence ATGTCGCAAGGTATTTTTAATGTTCCCGCTGTGCGGAATGAGCCTGTAAAAAATTATGCACCAGGCAGCCCCGAAAGGGATTTGCTTAAAAAAGCGCTGGAAGAAGCAAGATCAAAGACAATTGAAATTCCGCAATATATAGGCAGTCAGGAAATCTATTCCCAAAATAAACGTCCGATATCGCCGCCACATGATCACCAGCATTTGCTGGGTTACTTTCATGAAGGGAGTGCAGATGATGTACAGACAGCCGTGGATGCTGCGTTGGAGGCTAGAAAGAGCTGGGCAATTTTGCACTGGGAACAACGTGCAGCAATTTTTTTAAAAGCGGCAGACTTGATAGCTGGGCCTTACCGTGCAGAAATCAACGCAGCAACCATGCTGGGACAGTCTAAAAATGCTTATCAGGCAGAAATTGATTCGGCTTGTGAAATCATTGACTTTCTGAGGCTTAATGTCAATTTCATGAGAGACATTTACAGCCAGCAGCCTATCTCTTCTGACGGCGTTTGGAACAGGATGGAATATCGTCCATTGGAAGGATTTGTATTTGCTATAACGCCTTTCAACTTTACGGCTATTGCCGGAAATTTACCAGCTGCTCCTGCATTGATGGGTAATGTGGTGCTCTGGAAACCTGCTTTCACACAGGTTTATTCCGCCAATGTGATCATGAAAGTGTTCAAGGAAGCTGGCCTGCCAGACGGAGTAATTAATATGATTTTAGCTGACGGTCCCGTTGCAGGGAATGTTGTTTTTAAACATCCCGATTTCGCAGGCATTCACTTCACTGGAAGCACGAAGGTATTTCAGACGATATGGAAGACGATTGGTGAAAATATAGGTGCTTATAAGACATTTCCAAGGATCGTAGGTGAAACGGGTGGAAAGGATTTCGTTTTGGCTCATAAGTCTGCGGATCCAAAGGCTTTGGCAACAGGTCTTATAAGAGGAGCATTTGAATATCAAGGGCAAAAATGCTCGGCAGCTTCACGCGCTTATATCCCATCCAACCTATGGGAGGAAGTTAATAATTTGCTGCTCAAAGATCTGGAAGAGATCAAAATGGGAGGGGTCGAGGATTTTTCGAATTTTGTCAATGCTGTCATTGATGAAAGGGCATTTGATAAAATCACAGGATATATATCAAAAGCAAAGGAAGATAATGATACGGAAATCATCGCTGGTGGAGCGTTTGATAAGAGTAAAGGGTATTTTATCCAGCCAACCATTATCAGGGCTCATACGACAGATTATGTGACTCTTTGCGAGGAAATTTTTGGGCCGGTGCTTACTGTATATATATATGATGAGAATGAGTTTGAGAAAATCATTCCGATTATCGACAGCACCTCGCCTTATGCGCTAACAGGAGCAATCTTCGCTACTGACAGATATGCCATTCAATATGCTACTGAGCATTTGGTAAATGCAGCAGGGAATTTTTATATCAACGATAAGCCGACAGGCGCGGTTGTTGGTCAGCAACCCTTTGGAGGAGCAAGGGCATCTGGGACAAATGACAAGGCTGGATCTGTTTTAAACCTACTTCGATGGGTGTCGCCGAGAGTTATCAAAGAAACACTCGTTTCACCCATTGATTACAAATATGCCTTCTTAGGAGGTGAATAA
- a CDS encoding ABC transporter permease, which yields MLRNYIKIAFRSLVKNKGYSAINIGGLAIGMAAAMLIGLWVYDELSFNKYHQNYDRIAQLMQQQTLDGEVITGSNVPIPLAAELKNSFPGDFDNVVLSSWTTRHILAYEEEKFIKPGNFMSPEAAEMLSLQMVRGSRAGLKEPGSVLLSESVANAFFGNTNPLNKVIKLDNESNVKVAGVYKDFPYNSEFKEVRFIAPWDLYVASTDWVKDAQDNGDWSSSSFQIYAQLSESADMQDVTSKIGNIKARKADKNELRFKPEILLHPMSRWHLYSDWKNGVNAGGRIQFVWLFSIIGVFVLFLACINFMNLSTARSEKRAKEVGIRKAIGSLRRQLIAQFFSESFLVVLLALVISLLIVQVVLPFFNRMADKEMVMLWSDPIFWAVVISFSTVTGLISGSYPAFYLSSFQPIKTLKGSGARLGLVAVLPRKVLVVLQFTVSITLIIGTIVVYRQILHAKNRPIGYNRENLVTIHVNTPDIHNHFEAVQHDLVKSGTITAMAESMGPPTEVRSANVGFDWKGKDPDLEAEFATIGISHDFGKTLDWDFVAGRDFSRSFSTDSSGFILNETAVKFMGLDRPNVEAAIGETVIWEGRSFRILGVVKDMIMESPYEPVRQTIFFIRPRTGDFVTIRINPARETQQALKNIEAVFKRYSPDAPFNYDFVDQEYNFKFESEERISNLASAFASLAILISCLGLFGLASFMAEQRTKEIGVRKVLGASILNLWSLLSLEFVSLVLISCLLSAPIAWYTMNNWLNNYKYHTAISWWIFVTAGLSVLIITLFTVSYQAIKAAMLNPVKSLKSE from the coding sequence ATGCTCAGAAATTATATAAAAATTGCCTTTCGTAGCCTTGTTAAAAATAAAGGTTATTCCGCGATAAACATTGGCGGACTGGCCATAGGCATGGCGGCTGCTATGCTGATCGGTCTGTGGGTTTATGATGAATTGTCATTCAATAAATATCATCAAAACTATGACCGCATTGCGCAGCTGATGCAACAGCAGACGCTCGACGGAGAGGTTATTACCGGCAGTAATGTGCCCATTCCGCTCGCTGCGGAGCTCAAAAACAGCTTTCCCGGAGATTTCGATAATGTAGTGCTTTCGTCATGGACTACGCGACATATCCTGGCTTACGAAGAAGAGAAATTTATCAAGCCGGGCAATTTTATGTCACCCGAAGCGGCCGAAATGCTTTCTTTACAAATGGTGCGGGGATCGCGGGCTGGTTTGAAAGAACCAGGTTCTGTGTTGCTTTCTGAATCCGTTGCGAATGCTTTTTTTGGCAATACTAATCCGCTTAACAAGGTGATTAAGCTCGATAATGAGTCAAATGTGAAGGTTGCGGGCGTTTATAAAGACTTTCCTTATAACTCAGAGTTCAAAGAAGTGCGTTTCATAGCGCCGTGGGATTTATATGTTGCTTCGACGGACTGGGTTAAAGATGCGCAGGACAATGGCGATTGGAGCAGCAGCTCCTTTCAAATTTATGCGCAGTTGTCTGAAAGTGCTGATATGCAGGATGTTACCTCAAAAATTGGAAACATTAAGGCGAGAAAGGCGGACAAAAATGAGCTCCGGTTCAAGCCAGAAATCTTACTTCATCCAATGAGCCGCTGGCACTTGTATTCCGATTGGAAAAATGGCGTCAATGCGGGTGGAAGGATTCAATTTGTATGGCTTTTTAGCATTATAGGAGTGTTTGTGCTGTTTTTGGCTTGCATTAATTTCATGAACCTCAGCACCGCACGGTCGGAAAAGCGTGCGAAGGAAGTAGGGATACGGAAGGCAATCGGCTCGTTAAGGAGGCAATTGATCGCGCAGTTTTTCAGTGAATCATTTCTGGTAGTTCTGCTGGCGCTTGTTATTTCGTTGCTAATTGTCCAAGTAGTGCTGCCATTTTTCAATAGGATGGCTGATAAGGAAATGGTTATGCTTTGGTCAGATCCGATTTTCTGGGCTGTTGTAATTTCTTTCAGCACTGTAACCGGCCTAATTTCAGGCAGTTATCCGGCGTTTTATTTGTCTTCTTTCCAACCTATAAAAACACTTAAAGGCAGCGGTGCACGCCTTGGATTAGTGGCTGTTTTGCCAAGAAAAGTGTTGGTTGTGCTTCAATTCACGGTGTCCATCACGCTGATAATCGGCACAATTGTCGTTTACAGGCAGATTTTACATGCCAAAAATCGACCCATTGGTTATAATCGCGAAAATCTGGTGACCATTCATGTCAACACGCCCGACATTCACAATCATTTTGAGGCTGTGCAGCATGATCTGGTAAAATCGGGCACCATTACCGCTATGGCCGAGTCCATGGGGCCGCCGACCGAGGTGAGATCAGCCAATGTTGGATTTGATTGGAAAGGCAAAGATCCCGACCTCGAAGCAGAATTCGCCACCATTGGCATTTCGCACGACTTTGGCAAAACACTTGACTGGGATTTCGTTGCGGGACGGGATTTTTCGAGAAGTTTTTCAACCGACTCTTCGGGATTTATATTGAACGAAACGGCTGTAAAGTTCATGGGGCTGGATCGCCCGAATGTTGAGGCTGCCATTGGTGAAACAGTCATATGGGAAGGTAGAAGTTTCCGAATCCTGGGCGTGGTGAAGGATATGATCATGGAATCGCCATACGAACCGGTGCGGCAAACGATTTTTTTCATTCGTCCCCGCACAGGTGATTTTGTCACAATTCGAATCAATCCTGCCAGGGAAACACAGCAGGCTTTAAAAAATATCGAAGCCGTTTTTAAGCGATATAGTCCGGATGCACCATTCAATTACGATTTTGTGGATCAGGAATACAATTTCAAGTTCGAGTCCGAAGAACGCATTAGTAACCTGGCCTCAGCATTTGCCTCGCTCGCCATCCTGATCAGTTGTCTGGGACTTTTCGGTCTGGCATCTTTCATGGCCGAGCAGCGAACCAAGGAAATCGGTGTCCGCAAAGTGCTTGGCGCATCCATTCTGAACCTTTGGAGCCTTCTCTCATTAGAATTTGTTTCCCTGGTTCTTATTTCCTGCCTGCTTTCCGCGCCCATCGCCTGGTACACAATGAACAATTGGCTCAATAATTACAAATATCACACAGCGATTTCCTGGTGGATTTTCGTCACCGCAGGGCTAAGCGTTCTGATCATTACATTGTTTACAGTCAGTTATCAGGCCATAAAAGCGGCCATGCTGAATCCGGTGAAGAGTTTGAAGAGTGAGTAG
- a CDS encoding transposase, giving the protein MARLAKWHEKVRQSGFKSFNTFARSIENHYNNIVNLF; this is encoded by the coding sequence TTGGCCAGGCTGGCTAAGTGGCATGAGAAGGTCAGACAGTCGGGATTTAAATCATTCAACACTTTCGCCAGATCAATCGAGAACCACTATAATAATATTGTCAACTTATTTTGA
- a CDS encoding tetratricopeptide repeat protein yields MKKVSSWVLIYMLLSGAAAMGQTEKEMAEEYFKNNDCPKALTYYTSFLKTSFEKNALKNYTSCIIKSKAWGDGEQFFKKQIKNDAPNASWYNLYWGVLLEGQGKAQEATKKIEQSIAASGARIELKRDLADEFRALNKPEWAKQILIEAREAAKRTDIFQLELASVYRDLNAPEQMIDELLSYGMRYQNIEVVQNMLQDFTKDEKEQALLEKVLYDKIQKFPSEGFYNELLIWYQIQKKDFYKAFIQERSLDKRFKHNGSRLYNLGMLALQNLDYSNAGTIFDHLVKEYPKGQLYPVARRMAIFAREEQVKNTFPIRRSEVQKLLGQYQQLVDELGVNVRTVEALRNMAILNAFYMDDFKKAIEILNTAIEAGKQEKNFVDKCKLDLGDIYLLQGEPWEATLVYSQVEKSQKDDLLGYEAKLRNAKLHYFKGEFELAKAVLDILKKATSREIANDANELSLLIMDNTGLDSTEAAMKQYSSVELMLFQNKKFEAIDTLKGLFNKYQNHSLADEILWLTAKTYIKLDSNQQAMEYLKVLTTKYGHDIYGDDALFASAKLYQEKLKDKDLAMKLYQELMEKYPGSIFVAESRKRFRLLRGDVIN; encoded by the coding sequence ATGAAAAAGGTTTCGAGTTGGGTGTTGATATACATGCTTCTTTCCGGGGCGGCGGCGATGGGGCAGACTGAGAAGGAAATGGCGGAGGAGTATTTCAAGAACAATGACTGCCCGAAGGCCCTGACTTACTACACAAGCTTTTTGAAAACTTCATTTGAAAAGAATGCCCTGAAGAACTACACAAGCTGTATCATTAAAAGCAAGGCGTGGGGCGATGGTGAGCAGTTTTTCAAAAAGCAGATCAAGAACGATGCGCCGAACGCAAGCTGGTACAACTTATACTGGGGCGTGCTCCTGGAAGGCCAGGGAAAGGCGCAGGAGGCGACCAAAAAGATAGAGCAGAGCATTGCTGCATCGGGAGCGCGCATTGAGCTTAAACGTGATTTAGCGGATGAGTTCAGAGCGCTTAATAAACCGGAATGGGCAAAGCAAATATTGATAGAGGCGCGGGAAGCTGCCAAGCGGACAGACATTTTCCAGCTCGAACTGGCGAGCGTTTACCGTGATTTGAATGCGCCTGAGCAAATGATCGATGAGTTGCTTTCCTACGGCATGCGCTATCAGAATATAGAGGTGGTTCAGAACATGCTGCAGGACTTCACAAAGGATGAAAAGGAACAGGCTTTATTGGAAAAAGTGCTTTACGACAAAATCCAGAAGTTTCCTTCCGAAGGCTTTTATAATGAATTACTGATCTGGTACCAGATTCAAAAGAAGGATTTTTATAAAGCATTTATCCAGGAACGATCGCTTGACAAGCGTTTTAAACACAACGGTTCGAGACTGTACAATCTTGGCATGCTTGCACTTCAAAATCTGGATTATAGTAACGCCGGCACGATCTTCGATCATTTGGTGAAGGAATATCCCAAAGGTCAGCTTTATCCGGTTGCGAGGAGAATGGCGATTTTTGCACGAGAAGAACAAGTTAAAAACACCTTTCCGATCAGGCGAAGCGAAGTGCAGAAGCTTCTTGGCCAATATCAGCAACTCGTGGATGAGCTCGGCGTCAACGTGCGGACCGTGGAGGCATTAAGGAATATGGCGATTTTGAATGCATTCTATATGGATGATTTTAAAAAGGCCATTGAAATATTGAATACTGCAATTGAAGCTGGCAAGCAGGAGAAAAATTTTGTAGACAAATGTAAGCTCGATCTGGGCGACATTTACCTGTTGCAGGGAGAGCCTTGGGAAGCTACACTGGTTTATTCTCAGGTTGAAAAATCACAGAAGGATGACCTGTTGGGTTACGAAGCAAAACTTAGAAATGCTAAGCTGCATTATTTCAAAGGAGAGTTTGAGTTGGCAAAAGCGGTGCTGGATATTTTGAAAAAAGCAACTTCGCGGGAGATTGCTAATGATGCGAACGAGCTTTCGCTGCTCATTATGGACAACACCGGACTCGATAGTACGGAAGCCGCAATGAAGCAATATTCCTCTGTGGAGCTGATGCTCTTCCAAAATAAAAAGTTTGAAGCGATCGATACATTAAAAGGACTTTTTAACAAATATCAAAATCACAGTCTGGCCGACGAGATTCTCTGGCTGACTGCAAAGACTTACATTAAGCTCGATAGTAACCAGCAGGCGATGGAGTATCTGAAAGTATTGACTACGAAATATGGCCACGACATTTACGGGGATGACGCCTTGTTTGCATCAGCAAAACTTTACCAGGAAAAATTGAAGGATAAGGATCTTGCGATGAAGCTCTATCAGGAGTTGATGGAAAAATATCCGGGAAGCATTTTTGTCGCCGAGTCAAGAAAACGTTTTCGACTTTTGCGCGGAGACGTCATCAACTAG
- the thrC gene encoding threonine synthase: MIFYSTKTASIKASAEEAIFNSLPADNGLYMPENIPTLSPDFIANIENRTFNEIAIEITHTLFGGEITRSEIEIIINKAYDFDAPIRQINEQDYVLELFHGPSMAFKDFGARFMAAIMSHYLLRSKKEINILVATSGDTGGAVAQGFFQIPGISITILYPSGKVSDIQEKQLTTLGHNVTAVEVDGTFDDCQKLVKEAFLDAELNARFNLASANSINIARLIPQSFYYFSAYAQLKKLGKPIVFAVPSGNFGNLSAGLLAYKMGLPVAHFVAATNLNNAVPRYLESGNYEPRTSIETVSNAMDVGNPSNFVRLQRFFEDDWKLVAEKISGYYFDDEQTKSAMREVSEQAGYVMCPHTAVAYKGLEAYRKKDTSDFTGVFLSTAHPAKFIDLVEETLEKEIEIPERLKSLLSIEKVSTKMDASFRDLKLLLMNTLK, from the coding sequence ATGATATTCTATAGTACAAAAACGGCCAGTATCAAGGCCTCAGCAGAAGAAGCTATTTTCAACAGCTTGCCTGCCGATAATGGGCTTTATATGCCTGAAAATATTCCGACTCTTTCCCCGGATTTTATTGCAAATATTGAAAATAGGACTTTCAACGAAATTGCGATCGAGATAACGCATACGCTATTCGGAGGCGAAATTACGAGAAGCGAAATTGAAATTATCATTAACAAGGCTTATGATTTTGATGCGCCGATCCGGCAAATTAACGAGCAAGACTATGTTTTAGAGCTTTTCCATGGCCCTTCAATGGCCTTTAAAGACTTTGGCGCGCGATTTATGGCCGCAATTATGTCGCACTATTTGCTGCGTTCAAAAAAAGAAATTAACATATTGGTTGCCACGTCCGGGGACACGGGCGGCGCAGTGGCGCAGGGATTTTTCCAAATTCCTGGCATTTCCATCACGATACTTTATCCAAGTGGCAAGGTGAGTGACATTCAGGAAAAGCAGCTGACTACGCTTGGACATAATGTCACGGCTGTTGAGGTGGACGGCACATTTGATGATTGTCAAAAATTGGTCAAAGAAGCATTTCTGGATGCCGAGCTGAATGCCAGGTTCAATCTCGCCTCTGCCAATTCTATTAATATTGCACGGCTCATTCCACAGTCATTTTATTATTTCTCTGCCTATGCCCAATTAAAGAAGTTGGGTAAGCCTATTGTTTTTGCGGTTCCAAGCGGAAACTTTGGAAATCTTAGTGCAGGGCTCCTGGCTTATAAAATGGGCTTGCCTGTTGCACATTTTGTGGCAGCCACCAATTTAAACAATGCCGTGCCAAGATATCTGGAAAGCGGGAACTACGAACCCCGCACTTCCATTGAAACGGTGTCCAATGCTATGGATGTCGGTAACCCTAGCAACTTTGTGAGACTTCAAAGATTTTTCGAGGATGACTGGAAATTAGTAGCGGAAAAAATCTCCGGATATTATTTTGACGACGAACAGACAAAAAGTGCGATGCGAGAAGTTTCGGAACAGGCCGGATACGTAATGTGCCCGCATACAGCCGTCGCCTACAAAGGTCTTGAAGCATATAGAAAAAAAGACACATCGGATTTTACCGGCGTCTTCCTTTCCACGGCTCATCCGGCGAAATTTATTGATCTTGTTGAAGAAACTTTGGAAAAAGAAATAGAAATACCGGAAAGGCTCAAATCCTTGCTTTCTATTGAAAAAGTGTCTACTAAAATGGATGCATCGTTTCGGGATCTTAAATTGCTATTAATGAACACATTAAAATAG
- a CDS encoding ABC transporter permease produces MIRNYFKIAFRHLNRNKAYAILNVSGLTLGMTCGLLIFLLVKYHLGFDNFHANADRIYRIVTEQHRDNISYTAGVPSPLGKAFRNDYTFAEKVARIATFEEMLVTVKQGKEVKKFSEPEGVAFAEEEFFQIFNYPLIEGDIHTALKEPNTGIITERLAKKYFGNQNPVNQTFRFENKIDVTVKGVLKDLPVNTDRRTEIYVSYNTLKQYNEWLGGEDAWGGIQSSMNCYALLRPGVSVSEVEKVFPAYVKKYRPTSKNVHHYKLQPLADVHFDARYGGAMEKKNLWVLSMIGLFLIVTACVNFINLATAQALKLSKEVGVRKVLGSLRGQLFWQFIAQTSLITLIASAFALVLTALALPYVNALFSSQISINLFSNWQLWLFLLGVILIVTFLSGSYPGMILARFQPVTALKGKLSQQHIGGFNTRRALIVTQFAISQILIIGMIVIARQMNFAQQSDLGFNKDAIVMVPIVSSPEQAKTVKEKLRQIAGVQNVSLCFSAPSSQSNWGATPFYDNRSEEEAFRISMRAADNDYLSTFDLKLVAGRNLFPSDTTKEFLVNETLAKKLNLASPLEMLGKNLRVNGTMTGPIVGIVKDFHDQSFHEEISAVCIPSASDNYNSYAVKINTNNVPATLASIEKTWSEMHPDQLYEYEFLDEQVAAFYETESLMFSLIQAFSVIAIFIGCLGLYGLVSFMAAQKTKEIGIRKVLGSNIPQILWIFGKEFSTLILISFAIASPLAWWAMNHWLQGFQFHIEIGAWIFLTAVGATFVIATLTVVFQASRAALLDPVKALKSE; encoded by the coding sequence ATGATCCGTAACTATTTCAAAATCGCGTTCAGACATTTGAACCGCAATAAAGCTTATGCAATCCTCAACGTGTCAGGTTTGACGTTAGGCATGACCTGCGGCTTGCTTATTTTTTTGTTGGTCAAATATCATCTGGGCTTTGACAATTTTCACGCGAATGCAGACCGCATTTACCGCATTGTCACCGAGCAGCACCGCGATAATATTTCCTACACGGCCGGTGTGCCGAGCCCATTGGGAAAGGCGTTTCGAAACGATTACACCTTTGCAGAAAAAGTGGCGCGCATTGCTACTTTTGAAGAGATGCTGGTGACTGTCAAGCAGGGAAAAGAGGTCAAAAAGTTTAGCGAGCCGGAAGGCGTTGCGTTTGCGGAGGAAGAGTTTTTTCAAATTTTCAATTATCCGCTGATCGAAGGTGACATTCATACAGCTTTAAAAGAGCCGAACACGGGCATTATCACAGAACGTTTGGCAAAAAAATACTTTGGCAATCAAAATCCGGTCAACCAGACTTTCCGCTTTGAAAACAAAATTGACGTTACGGTCAAAGGTGTTTTGAAGGATTTGCCTGTAAACACAGATCGAAGGACAGAAATATATGTATCCTATAATACGCTGAAACAATATAATGAATGGCTGGGCGGTGAAGATGCGTGGGGCGGCATTCAGAGCTCGATGAATTGTTATGCTTTGCTTCGGCCGGGTGTTTCGGTGAGTGAAGTGGAGAAGGTTTTTCCTGCTTATGTTAAAAAATACCGGCCCACAAGCAAGAATGTGCACCATTACAAGTTGCAGCCGCTGGCCGATGTGCACTTTGATGCGCGATATGGAGGCGCAATGGAGAAAAAAAATCTCTGGGTGCTGTCCATGATCGGGCTTTTTCTGATTGTTACAGCTTGTGTTAATTTCATCAATCTGGCTACGGCCCAGGCATTAAAGCTTTCCAAAGAAGTGGGCGTGAGAAAAGTGCTGGGCAGTCTGCGTGGGCAATTATTCTGGCAATTTATCGCACAAACCAGTCTCATTACGCTGATTGCAAGCGCCTTTGCACTGGTGTTAACTGCGCTTGCATTGCCTTATGTCAATGCATTGTTTTCATCCCAAATCAGCATTAATTTGTTTTCTAACTGGCAATTGTGGCTTTTTTTACTAGGCGTGATCCTGATCGTGACTTTCCTTTCGGGCTCTTATCCGGGAATGATCCTCGCACGTTTTCAGCCGGTTACGGCGCTGAAAGGCAAATTGTCGCAGCAGCATATTGGCGGTTTCAACACACGCAGGGCTTTGATCGTGACACAATTTGCCATTTCCCAAATCCTGATCATCGGCATGATCGTGATTGCGCGGCAAATGAATTTCGCCCAGCAATCAGACCTGGGTTTTAATAAAGATGCGATTGTCATGGTGCCGATCGTGTCGTCGCCCGAACAGGCCAAGACGGTTAAGGAAAAATTAAGGCAGATTGCGGGGGTTCAAAATGTTTCCCTTTGCTTTTCGGCTCCATCTTCTCAAAGTAACTGGGGTGCAACGCCATTTTATGACAACCGCTCGGAGGAAGAAGCGTTCCGCATTTCAATGCGCGCAGCGGATAACGATTATCTTTCCACATTCGACCTCAAACTGGTGGCCGGCCGAAACCTGTTTCCTTCCGATACAACCAAGGAATTTTTGGTAAACGAGACATTGGCAAAAAAGCTTAACCTGGCTTCTCCTTTGGAAATGTTGGGCAAAAATCTGCGGGTTAACGGCACCATGACCGGCCCGATCGTCGGCATTGTTAAAGACTTTCATGACCAGTCTTTTCACGAAGAAATCAGCGCCGTTTGCATTCCTTCTGCAAGTGACAATTACAATAGTTATGCGGTCAAAATCAATACAAACAACGTCCCGGCAACGTTGGCCTCCATTGAAAAAACATGGAGTGAAATGCATCCGGACCAACTTTATGAATATGAATTTCTGGACGAACAAGTTGCTGCTTTTTACGAAACAGAGTCTCTAATGTTCAGTCTTATTCAGGCATTTTCCGTCATTGCAATCTTCATCGGCTGTCTTGGTCTGTATGGATTGGTGTCGTTTATGGCTGCGCAAAAAACCAAGGAAATTGGCATCCGGAAAGTGCTGGGCAGCAACATTCCACAGATCTTATGGATTTTCGGAAAAGAATTCAGCACGTTGATCCTAATTTCGTTTGCAATTGCGTCACCTCTCGCCTGGTGGGCGATGAACCATTGGCTGCAAGGCTTTCAATTCCACATTGAAATCGGCGCATGGATTTTCCTGACAGCCGTTGGAGCAACATTTGTTATTGCCACGTTAACAGTAGTTTTTCAGGCAAGCAGAGCCGCACTTCTGGATCCGGTGAAGGCTTTAAAGAGTGAATAG